The following is a genomic window from Pedobacter sp. KBS0701.
TGCATATTTCCTCGCAAAGCAACAAATACTGGTGGGCAATAACCGAATCCCTCTGTAGTAACCTGGCCGCCTGGGTACAGATATCCGCACAGTCCCTGTCGAGTTTAATACAATCGATCATCATGTTGATATCTTCCTCTTTTAAACAAGATGATGCACAATGTTCGCATGCTAAAGCGCAATCCAATAAAGCCTGGATCAAACCATGGTTGTTTCTCGTTTCCATATCGGTAATTATTTTGGTTATAAATGTTTTGTATAGTAATAACCTGATGTAAATTAAACTGTTTTAAAAAAAATG
Proteins encoded in this region:
- a CDS encoding four-helix bundle copper-binding protein, giving the protein METRNNHGLIQALLDCALACEHCASSCLKEEDINMMIDCIKLDRDCADICTQAARLLQRDSVIAHQYLLLCEEICRLCAEECGKHDHEHCRQCAVACEECAEACHANYEPIKQD